From Plectropomus leopardus isolate mb chromosome 4, YSFRI_Pleo_2.0, whole genome shotgun sequence, the proteins below share one genomic window:
- the LOC121942394 gene encoding somatostatin receptor type 5 produces MELIQATLLPQEAPTATWSDTSIPPYSHFLLLSTPSEPHLDFTPSDSAFLFNSTCQNCTKREPGSLPGLAGIFIPLIYGIVCVVGLIGNTLVIHVIVNYTKNESVTNIYILNLAIADELFMLGLPFLAVQNALLFWPFGSLMCRVVMTVDAINQFTSIFCLTVMSVDRYLAVVHPIRSFWWRRPRVAKAISATVWAGSFVVVLPVVVFADVLKDDGNCSIVWPEPAEVWKTSFIVYACTVGFFCPLLVICLCYLLIVIKVRSVAKRAQATSSRRRKSERKITRMVVVVVAVFVLCWLPFYILNIVNLLVVLPGDFRGLYFFVVVLSYANSCANPILYGFLSDNFKRGFRKALCGASRRVKNNDRAGTEVQRPTEEWGGIVLQAQKNEGVINLHRKDCGEKEEDEDINGTGGGIQMSEMCKTAQNGNHSGVTECSRTQVVQKDKSEPEHSSPSAKHGELAEKGSGFDPAEVATSEASKIRNSRSQPEEFMDNNSVLEISYL; encoded by the exons ATGGAGCTCATCCAGGCCACCCTGCTGCCTCAGGAAGCCCCGACAGCTACCTGGAGCGACACCTCCATTCCCCCTTACTCCCATTTCCTGCTCCTCTCCACTCCTTCTGAACCGCACCTTGACTTCACCCCAAGTGACAGTGCTTTCCTCTTCAACAGCACCTGCCAGAACTGCACCAAACGGGAACCTGGATCCCTCCCCGGCTTGGCTGGAATCTTCATCCCTCTTATCTATGGAATAGTGTGTGTTGTTGGCCTCATAGGCAATACTCTGGTCATCCATGTTATTGTCAACTACACAAAGAATGAGTCCGTCACCAACATCTACATCCTCAATTTAGCCATTGCAGACGAGCTCTTCATGCTGGGCCTGCCCTTCCTGGCAGTGCAGAACGCCCTGCTATTTTGGCCCTTTGGCTCCCTCATGTGCCGTGTGGTCATGACTGTAGATGCCATCAATCAGTTTACTAGCATCTTCTGCCTGACCGTGATGTCAGTGGACCGCTACCTGGCCGTTGTGCACCCCATCCGTTCCTTCTGGTGGCGGCGCCCCCGTGTAGCAAAGGCAATCAGCGCCACAGTTTGGGCAGGGTCCTTTGTGGTGGTGCTGCCGGTGGTGGTGTTTGCAGACGTGCTGAAAGACGATGGGAACTGCAGCATTGTGTGGCCTGAGCCGGCAGAAGTGTGGAAGACGTCTTTCATTGTGTACGCGTGCACTGTGGGCTTCTTCTGTCCCCTGCTGGTCATCTGTTTGTGCTACCTGCTGATCGTCATCAAG gTGCGCAGTGTTGCGAAGCGGGCACAGGCCACGTCCTCTCGGCGCAGGAAGTCGGAACGTAAAATCACCCGGATGGTGGTTGTCGTAGTGGCAGTGTTTGTCCTTTGCTGGCTACCATTCTACATTCTGAACATCGTCAACCTCCTTGTGGTCCTGCCTGGGGACTTCAGGGGGCTctacttttttgttgtagtgCTGTCGTATGCGAATAGCTGTGCCAACCCCATACTGTACGGATTTCTGTCTGACAACTTCAAGAGAGGCTTCAGGAAGGCCCTGTGTGGCGCTTCACGCAGGGTGAAGAACAACGACAGGGCTGGCACTGAGGTACAGCGACCAACAGAGGAGTGGGGAGGCATCGTGCtccaagcacaaaaaaatgaaggagTCATCAACTTGCATAGGAAAGACTGTggtgaaaaagaagaagacgagGACATAAATGGAACAGGAGGGGGCATACAGATGAGTGAAATGTGCAAAACGGCACAAAATGGAAACCACAGTGGCGTAACAGAGTGTTCAAGGACACAAGTTGTGCAGAAAGATAAATCTGAACCGGAGCACTCAAGTCCGAGTGCTAAACATGGAGAACTGGCTGAGAAAGGCTCGGGGTTCGATCCTGCTGAGGTGGCAACCTCTGAGGCCAGTAAAATTAGAAACAGCAGGTCTCAACCTGAAGAATTTATGGACAATAACTCTGTGCTTGAAATCAGCTATCTGTAA